One Mucilaginibacter ginkgonis genomic region harbors:
- the mrdA gene encoding penicillin-binding protein 2 has protein sequence MNSFFARRYVMAGIFITFCLILLARLFYMQIIDDRYLLYANNNVIRKFIVYPARGPILDRNNTILVQNVPVYDVTVLPNEVKPFDTVEFCKLIGIDREGFDKRLTKAIKYSPYRVSIFEKQLPVNVYASLQERLPEFPGFNVQPRTIRTYPDTTAAQFLGYIGEVTDRDIEKSHGYYHPGDYIGRTGVERSYEDLLRGQRGVQNVLVDSRNIRKGSYANGAFDTVAVAGDRLMSSLDARIQKLGEKLMQNKVGSIVAIEPSTGEILAFISSPTYDPNLMVGRERGKNVSLMYKDPYKPLFTRPVQAYYPPGSSFKPLSALIAMQEGVITPQTTYFCPGYYTAGNRHIKCYNGERHGLVTLSTAVAHSCNGYFDMVFERLINRLGAKMTDSSFTNWRNNVNKFGLGSRLNLDLPSEGKGFLPTSKYYDKAYRKGGWRSSTVISLGIGQGELLATPLQLANVEATIANRGFYYKPHLIKAIGDKQVIKHEYTIRNYVGVDSNYFEPVINGMQSVVDVGTAAGSKIPGIIMCGKTGTADNPHGKPHSVFVAFAPRDNPKIAIAVVVENAGQGATWAAPIASFLVEKYLKGTISSRPSGISLDYYESANLLPELPGAKPVYKPKVDTVQKPAADTSKKNAALKAASRKNKKQLKPALIAALPEREEEHAR, from the coding sequence ATGAACAGTTTTTTTGCGCGCCGGTACGTTATGGCCGGTATATTCATTACCTTTTGTTTGATACTGCTGGCAAGGCTGTTCTATATGCAGATCATTGATGACCGTTACCTGCTTTATGCCAACAATAACGTTATTCGCAAATTTATTGTCTACCCCGCGCGCGGGCCGATATTAGACCGTAATAACACCATACTGGTGCAAAACGTGCCGGTCTATGATGTTACCGTTTTGCCTAACGAAGTTAAGCCTTTTGACACCGTTGAATTTTGCAAACTGATAGGCATAGACCGCGAAGGCTTTGATAAACGCCTAACCAAAGCCATTAAGTATTCGCCGTACAGGGTCTCGATATTTGAGAAGCAGCTGCCTGTAAACGTTTATGCGTCTTTGCAGGAGCGCCTGCCCGAGTTCCCGGGATTTAACGTGCAGCCACGTACCATACGCACCTATCCCGACACTACAGCCGCCCAGTTTTTGGGTTACATTGGCGAGGTTACAGACCGCGACATAGAGAAATCGCATGGTTACTATCACCCCGGAGATTACATTGGGCGCACGGGTGTTGAGCGGTCGTATGAAGACTTGTTACGCGGGCAGCGGGGTGTTCAAAACGTTTTAGTGGATTCGAGAAACATACGCAAAGGAAGTTATGCCAACGGCGCGTTTGATACTGTGGCCGTTGCCGGCGACCGGTTGATGTCATCCCTTGATGCCCGAATTCAGAAACTGGGCGAAAAGCTGATGCAAAATAAGGTAGGCAGCATTGTAGCAATAGAGCCATCAACGGGCGAAATCCTGGCTTTCATCAGCAGCCCAACTTACGACCCAAACTTAATGGTTGGCCGGGAGCGGGGCAAGAATGTTTCTTTGATGTACAAAGACCCTTACAAGCCATTATTTACGCGGCCGGTGCAAGCATACTATCCGCCGGGGTCATCGTTTAAACCATTGAGTGCGTTAATTGCTATGCAAGAGGGCGTTATCACTCCGCAAACTACCTACTTTTGCCCGGGCTATTATACCGCAGGTAACAGGCATATAAAATGCTACAACGGCGAAAGGCATGGCTTGGTGACTTTAAGCACCGCGGTAGCACACTCGTGTAACGGATATTTCGACATGGTTTTTGAGCGGCTGATCAATAGGTTGGGCGCAAAAATGACCGACTCGTCTTTTACCAACTGGCGCAACAACGTAAATAAGTTCGGTTTAGGCAGTCGCCTGAACCTTGACTTGCCAAGCGAGGGCAAGGGATTCTTACCAACTTCTAAATATTACGATAAGGCATATCGCAAAGGGGGCTGGCGATCAAGCACTGTTATTTCTTTAGGTATTGGCCAAGGTGAGTTGTTAGCCACGCCTTTACAGTTGGCAAATGTTGAAGCTACCATTGCTAACCGCGGGTTTTATTATAAGCCTCACCTGATCAAAGCCATCGGAGACAAGCAAGTGATCAAGCATGAGTACACTATCCGTAACTATGTGGGTGTCGACTCGAATTACTTTGAGCCGGTGATAAATGGCATGCAAAGCGTGGTAGATGTGGGTACGGCTGCAGGCTCAAAAATCCCCGGCATTATCATGTGCGGTAAAACCGGTACTGCGGATAATCCGCATGGTAAACCGCATTCTGTGTTTGTGGCTTTCGCTCCGCGCGACAATCCGAAGATCGCCATAGCTGTGGTAGTAGAGAACGCGGGCCAGGGCGCTACCTGGGCAGCACCAATCGCCAGTTTCCTGGTTGAGAAATACTTAAAGGGAACCATCTCGTCGAGGCCGTCTGGAATATCGCTGGATTATTACGAGAGTGCCAACCTTTTACCCGAGTTGCCTGGCGCTAAACCTGTGTACAAACCTAAAGTTGACACTGTGCAGAAACCTGCTGCGGATACCTCTAAAAAGAATGCCGCACTTAAGGCGGCATCCCGTAAAAACAAGAAGCAGTTGAAGCCCGCTTTAATCGCGGCTTTGCCGGAAAGAGAGGAGGAGCATGCGCGATAG
- the purH gene encoding bifunctional phosphoribosylaminoimidazolecarboxamide formyltransferase/IMP cyclohydrolase has translation MSQPVKIKNALISVYYKDHLETVITELKRLGVTIYSTGGTESFIRSLGADVVAVEDLTSYPSILGGRVKTLHPKVFGGILARRSLQTDQEQLGEYEIPEIDLVIVDLYPFEETVESGAGHDDVIEKIDIGGISLIRAAAKNYKDVVIISSKDDYQTLANILREKNGETDIEDRKKYALKAFNVSSNYDTAIFKYFNQDEQLPVFKQSIQQCQVLRYGENPHQQGIFYGQLDAMFTKLNGKELSYNNLVDVDAAVALIDEFTEPTVAILKHTNACGVASRSFIKEAWIDALACDPVSAFGGVIIANAEINEETAAEIDKLFYEVLIAPAYTDEALAILTAKKNRVILIRQKVELPIKQFKTLLNGVIEQDKDLVIEGPAQMTAVTNAKPTEQQLKDLHFANKIVKHTKSNTIVLAKNDQLLASGVGQTSRVDALRQAIEKARSFGFDLQGAAMASDAFFPFPDCVEIASEAGITSVLQPGGSIKDQDSTDMANQKNIVMVTTGVRHFKH, from the coding sequence ATGAGCCAGCCTGTTAAAATTAAAAACGCCTTAATTTCTGTCTATTATAAAGACCATTTGGAAACGGTGATCACCGAGTTGAAAAGACTTGGCGTAACTATTTACTCCACCGGTGGTACAGAAAGTTTTATACGCAGTTTGGGTGCCGATGTTGTTGCTGTAGAAGACCTTACATCGTACCCGTCTATCCTTGGCGGAAGGGTTAAAACCTTGCACCCCAAGGTATTTGGCGGCATACTGGCGCGTCGCAGTTTACAAACGGATCAGGAACAATTGGGTGAGTATGAGATCCCTGAGATAGACCTGGTTATTGTAGACCTTTACCCATTTGAAGAAACGGTTGAAAGCGGCGCCGGGCACGACGATGTGATCGAGAAGATAGACATCGGCGGTATTTCGCTTATCCGCGCGGCGGCTAAGAATTATAAAGACGTGGTGATCATTTCATCGAAAGATGATTACCAGACCTTAGCCAACATCCTTAGAGAAAAGAATGGCGAAACAGATATAGAAGATCGCAAAAAATACGCGTTGAAAGCTTTCAATGTATCATCCAATTATGATACCGCCATCTTCAAATATTTTAATCAGGATGAGCAACTGCCTGTGTTTAAACAGAGCATACAGCAATGCCAGGTTTTGCGCTACGGCGAAAACCCGCATCAGCAAGGTATATTCTACGGCCAGTTAGACGCTATGTTTACCAAGCTCAACGGCAAGGAACTGTCTTATAATAACCTTGTGGATGTTGATGCGGCAGTTGCGTTGATAGACGAATTTACCGAACCAACTGTCGCGATACTGAAACATACCAACGCATGTGGCGTGGCCTCACGCAGTTTTATCAAAGAAGCCTGGATAGACGCCCTGGCTTGCGACCCTGTTTCGGCTTTTGGCGGAGTGATTATTGCCAACGCGGAAATAAACGAAGAAACCGCGGCCGAGATAGACAAATTGTTTTACGAAGTGCTGATAGCGCCGGCCTACACTGACGAGGCGCTTGCCATTTTAACGGCCAAAAAGAACCGGGTGATATTGATCCGCCAAAAGGTGGAACTGCCTATCAAGCAGTTCAAGACTTTGTTAAACGGCGTTATCGAACAGGATAAAGACCTGGTGATAGAAGGCCCGGCGCAGATGACAGCGGTTACCAATGCGAAGCCTACAGAGCAACAGCTAAAGGACCTGCATTTTGCCAATAAGATTGTAAAGCATACCAAGTCTAACACCATTGTTCTTGCTAAAAATGACCAGTTGCTGGCAAGCGGCGTTGGCCAGACGTCAAGGGTAGATGCTTTGCGCCAGGCCATAGAGAAGGCCCGCAGTTTTGGTTTTGATCTGCAAGGCGCGGCAATGGCTTCGGACGCGTTTTTCCCGTTCCCTGATTGCGTAGAAATAGCATCGGAAGCAGGGATAACTTCTGTGTTACAACCAGGGGGTTCTATAAAAGACCAGGACTCGACCGACATGGCTAACCAAAAAAATATTGTGATGGTTACCACTGGTGTAAGACATTTCAAACACTAA
- a CDS encoding rod shape-determining protein MreD encodes MIRVLIINLLRFLSLVFLQVFLLKNLTLYNLSTPYPYIIFILLLPFETPNFILFLLAFLTGLTIDAFYDTPGLHTSACVLLAAVRIAFISITVQRDGFDNEPEPTLSVMGFRWFFTYASILTLFHHFFLFNLEVFRWSEIQYTLLRFLLSSVFTVFLMLISGFLFFRSRERK; translated from the coding sequence ATGATTAGAGTATTGATCATAAATCTGCTGCGGTTTTTGTCGCTGGTGTTTTTACAGGTTTTCCTGTTAAAAAACTTGACATTATATAACCTGTCCACACCATATCCATACATTATTTTTATACTGCTGCTGCCGTTTGAGACGCCTAACTTTATATTGTTTTTACTGGCGTTTCTAACAGGTCTTACTATTGATGCCTTTTATGACACTCCCGGCCTGCATACTTCGGCTTGTGTGCTGCTGGCAGCCGTGCGCATCGCGTTTATTAGCATAACGGTGCAGCGCGACGGCTTTGATAACGAACCCGAGCCAACTTTAAGTGTCATGGGCTTTAGGTGGTTCTTCACGTATGCCAGCATTTTGACGCTGTTTCATCATTTCTTCCTCTTCAACCTCGAAGTTTTTCGCTGGTCAGAAATACAATACACCTTATTACGTTTTTTATTAAGTTCGGTTTTTACCGTATTTTTAATGCTGATATCAGGCTTCTTATTTTTCAGGAGCAGGGAACGTAAATGA
- a CDS encoding HAD family hydrolase: MVIAAFDFDGTLTTRDTLFHFIIFAFGRRKLFRALAVLSPVLILHKIKLVSNHKAKERLFGHLFAGMSVNEYRDLCRNYAAEVDKILDKAVMDKLLIHQQQGDTTVVISASIEDWIKPWANNSGIDEVLATQVEVANGTITGKFKSQNCYGQEKVNRLLNAYPNRKDYQLYAYGDSVGDRELLALADFSFYRYKAPRQ, encoded by the coding sequence ATGGTAATAGCAGCATTTGATTTTGACGGAACACTTACAACAAGGGACACACTTTTTCACTTCATCATTTTCGCATTCGGCAGGCGAAAATTATTCAGGGCTCTGGCGGTGCTGTCGCCTGTACTTATTCTGCACAAAATTAAGCTGGTGTCTAATCATAAAGCTAAAGAGCGGCTGTTCGGCCACCTGTTTGCGGGGATGTCTGTAAATGAATATCGAGACCTATGCAGAAATTACGCCGCGGAAGTTGATAAAATATTAGATAAGGCAGTGATGGATAAATTGCTTATACATCAGCAACAAGGCGATACAACCGTTGTGATCAGTGCTTCTATTGAAGACTGGATCAAACCCTGGGCAAATAACAGTGGGATTGATGAAGTGCTGGCCACACAAGTCGAAGTCGCCAATGGCACCATAACCGGGAAATTTAAATCTCAAAATTGCTACGGGCAGGAGAAAGTAAACCGTCTGCTTAATGCCTATCCTAACCGGAAAGACTATCAGCTTTATGCTTACGGAGATAGTGTCGGCGACCGCGAGTTATTGGCTTTAGCCGACTTTAGTTTTTACCGTTATAAAGCGCCAAGGCAATAA
- a CDS encoding thymidine kinase, which yields MLFSEDVFRRKSELGGSIEVICGSMFSGKTEELIRRIKRAQIARLRVEIFKPKTDIRYDDTDVVSHDKNSIHSIPVDHSSVLLLMVTDDTDVVGIDEAQFFDDELPNVCNVLANRGIRVIVAGLDMDFKGLPFGPMPAIMAIAESITKVNAVCVKCGNPALYSYRLVPNGARVLLGEKESYEPRCRKCFNLGPSLDNK from the coding sequence ATGCTGTTTAGCGAAGATGTTTTTAGGAGAAAAAGTGAGCTTGGCGGCAGCATTGAGGTAATATGCGGGTCTATGTTTTCGGGCAAAACAGAAGAGCTGATCCGCAGAATAAAACGTGCGCAAATTGCCAGGCTAAGGGTAGAAATATTTAAGCCTAAGACAGACATCCGTTATGACGATACCGACGTGGTATCGCACGACAAAAATTCGATTCATTCCATTCCGGTTGACCATTCATCTGTGCTATTATTGATGGTGACAGATGATACAGATGTTGTTGGTATAGATGAGGCCCAATTTTTCGACGACGAACTTCCCAACGTTTGCAATGTACTTGCCAACCGTGGCATACGTGTGATTGTCGCGGGTTTAGATATGGACTTCAAGGGGTTGCCATTCGGCCCCATGCCCGCTATAATGGCTATTGCAGAATCCATTACCAAAGTAAACGCTGTATGTGTAAAATGCGGTAACCCTGCCCTGTATTCGTACCGATTGGTGCCTAATGGTGCACGTGTTTTGCTTGGCGAAAAAGAGAGCTATGAGCCACGCTGCCGCAAGTGTTTCAACCTGGGCCCGTCGCTTGATAATAAGTAG
- a CDS encoding PAS domain-containing protein, producing the protein MDAYKKAISLLKDSTSFYTIAVNMAGEYFYVSQNYDDNFRVNFDTLLGKPFYSTLHEDDIKICEEVGAQCFAEPDKLFPATLRKHDGNGGYVITQWEIKAIMNENGQPEGVFCIGYNITKFMNTEEELLSARSEIEAANGKLSEIGFMQSHMVRKPVANIIGLIALLNTTQLNANAKNIAKMLDQSAKELDVMIKLMTDKTSDGN; encoded by the coding sequence ATGGACGCCTACAAAAAAGCCATATCACTTCTAAAGGATTCAACCTCATTTTATACCATTGCCGTTAATATGGCGGGTGAGTATTTTTACGTAAGCCAGAACTACGACGATAACTTCAGGGTAAATTTTGATACACTACTTGGAAAACCTTTTTACAGCACGCTCCACGAGGACGACATAAAAATTTGTGAAGAAGTTGGTGCACAATGCTTTGCAGAGCCTGATAAATTATTCCCGGCTACCCTGAGAAAGCATGATGGTAACGGCGGCTATGTGATCACTCAATGGGAGATCAAAGCAATTATGAATGAAAATGGCCAGCCCGAAGGCGTTTTTTGTATTGGGTACAACATCACCAAGTTCATGAATACCGAAGAGGAACTTCTGAGTGCACGGTCTGAAATTGAGGCTGCAAACGGTAAATTGTCGGAGATCGGTTTTATGCAATCGCACATGGTGCGGAAACCTGTCGCCAATATTATAGGCTTGATAGCATTGCTTAACACCACTCAATTAAACGCCAACGCTAAAAATATAGCAAAGATGCTCGATCAAAGCGCGAAAGAATTGGATGTGATGATAAAATTGATGACGGATAAAACTAGCGACGGTAATTAA
- the rodA gene encoding rod shape-determining protein RodA, with amino-acid sequence MRDSTIQRGLFYNVDWLTVLLYVALCTIGWFNIHSAVYDPQHKYIVDFDTNYGKQFIYLMSSVVLAIFILLLDNRFFVAFASIFYVITIILLIAVLVVGRNVGGNQAWIPLGSFRLQPSEFAKVTTCILLARYLSGTNIRITEWKSFFVAAGIIALPMLLIMLQPDTGSTLVFCSLIFVLYREGLSPYFLVVIALLITLFILTLLFNQIYLVIMIIALGALLIWIFRRYRGVMLMLVIGIAISIGFIFSVKYLYQNVLKPHQKERIDILLGLTTDLRKKGYNVNQSKIAIGSGKLWGKGYLQGTQTKYSFVPEQSTDFIFCTVGEEWGFAGSVVVIGLYLFLLLRIIVIAERQRSPFSRIYAYGVASVIFFHVIINIGMTIGLVPVIGIPLPYISYGGSSLWSFTILLFVLIKLDSNRMGTISPN; translated from the coding sequence ATGCGCGATAGTACCATACAACGCGGCCTGTTTTATAATGTAGACTGGTTAACCGTGCTGCTTTACGTAGCCCTTTGCACTATAGGTTGGTTCAATATCCACTCTGCCGTTTATGACCCTCAGCATAAATACATTGTAGATTTTGACACCAATTATGGTAAGCAGTTTATCTACCTCATGTCGTCGGTGGTGCTGGCCATTTTTATCTTACTGTTAGATAACCGCTTTTTCGTAGCATTCGCGTCGATATTCTACGTTATTACTATTATACTGCTTATTGCTGTACTCGTCGTTGGGCGAAACGTTGGCGGTAACCAGGCATGGATACCTTTAGGCAGTTTCAGGCTGCAGCCTTCGGAGTTTGCCAAAGTGACAACGTGTATTCTCCTTGCCAGATATTTGAGTGGGACCAACATCCGCATAACAGAATGGAAATCATTTTTTGTGGCGGCGGGCATCATCGCGCTGCCTATGTTGCTGATCATGCTTCAGCCCGACACCGGTTCAACGCTGGTGTTCTGTTCGCTTATATTCGTGCTATATCGTGAAGGTTTATCACCATACTTTTTAGTGGTTATTGCGCTGCTAATCACGTTGTTCATACTCACGTTACTGTTTAACCAGATATATCTCGTTATAATGATCATCGCATTAGGCGCACTTTTAATCTGGATATTCAGGCGCTATCGCGGCGTTATGCTGATGCTGGTGATAGGCATAGCCATTTCCATCGGGTTTATCTTCAGTGTAAAATATCTGTACCAGAATGTTTTAAAACCGCATCAGAAAGAGCGTATAGACATCCTTTTAGGCCTCACAACAGACCTTCGGAAAAAGGGCTACAATGTAAACCAGTCTAAGATCGCAATAGGCTCGGGTAAGTTGTGGGGTAAAGGTTATTTGCAGGGCACGCAAACCAAATATTCATTTGTACCAGAGCAAAGCACTGATTTTATTTTCTGTACCGTAGGCGAAGAGTGGGGTTTTGCAGGTTCTGTAGTTGTAATCGGGCTTTACCTGTTTTTGCTGTTACGCATCATTGTCATTGCCGAACGACAGCGGTCGCCATTCTCGAGGATATACGCCTACGGGGTTGCTTCGGTGATATTTTTCCACGTGATCATCAATATCGGGATGACCATTGGCTTGGTGCCGGTAATAGGTATTCCGCTGCCATATATCAGTTATGGCGGTTCTTCATTATGGAGCTTTACGATTTTGTTGTTCGTATTGATCAAGCTCGACTCGAACCGTATGGGAACTATCAGCCCTAATTAG
- the purN gene encoding phosphoribosylglycinamide formyltransferase, whose amino-acid sequence MKKRIAIFASGSGSNAQKIIEHFKRSNVAEVVLVLSNNPNAYVLQRADNFEIPSHSFSKHELYDTDQIVKLLKNLQVDLIVLAGFLLLVPQSLLQAFPNKIINIHPSLLPKYGGKGMYGDKVHQSVLDNREEESGITIHFVNEHFDEGEVIHQSRFKIDHKDNLEVVKFKGQQLEHHHYPRVIEHLLAKMKS is encoded by the coding sequence TTGAAAAAGAGGATAGCCATTTTCGCGTCAGGATCAGGTTCAAATGCCCAAAAGATAATTGAGCATTTTAAGCGCAGCAACGTTGCCGAGGTGGTGCTGGTTTTGAGCAACAACCCCAACGCTTACGTGTTGCAGCGCGCCGACAACTTCGAGATACCTTCACATTCTTTCAGCAAACACGAGCTTTACGATACCGACCAGATAGTTAAGTTGCTTAAAAATCTTCAGGTAGATCTAATCGTTTTAGCTGGTTTTTTACTGCTTGTACCGCAATCTTTATTACAGGCATTCCCTAATAAGATCATCAATATACACCCGTCCTTGCTGCCTAAATATGGCGGTAAAGGCATGTATGGCGATAAGGTTCATCAGTCTGTTCTGGACAACAGGGAAGAAGAATCTGGTATTACCATCCACTTTGTAAACGAGCATTTCGACGAGGGCGAAGTGATCCACCAATCCCGCTTTAAAATAGACCATAAAGACAACCTCGAAGTTGTAAAGTTTAAGGGCCAGCAGTTAGAACACCACCATTACCCGCGCGTTATAGAGCATTTGCTGGCAAAGATGAAGAGTTAA
- a CDS encoding response regulator, with product MSKKRILLIEDDKDIRDTITFALQGDYEITSSDNARILKNLSEIDPHLILLDNWLTDWKSDANGQQLSKEIKSNPATSHYPVVIVSAVSNIKETADAGLSDGYLKKPFELKELEAIVKKHIR from the coding sequence ATGTCTAAAAAACGAATACTACTAATTGAGGATGATAAAGACATAAGGGACACCATAACCTTTGCCTTGCAAGGCGACTATGAGATAACCTCATCTGATAACGCCCGCATTTTGAAAAACCTGAGCGAGATAGACCCCCACCTGATCTTGCTTGACAACTGGCTTACCGATTGGAAGAGTGATGCCAACGGGCAGCAATTAAGTAAAGAGATCAAAAGCAACCCGGCTACAAGTCATTACCCGGTAGTTATTGTTTCGGCAGTGAGCAACATAAAAGAGACGGCAGACGCCGGACTTTCTGACGGATACCTTAAAAAACCCTTCGAACTTAAAGAGCTGGAAGCAATAGTAAAAAAACATATAAGGTAG
- the mreC gene encoding rod shape-determining protein MreC — protein MRNLLIFINKYNAFFFFLIFQVSALIIYIKYNSFQRATFINSSNEVTGNIYGRVNKLNQYLYLKESNDSLMAENARLRGRLTGAFYQDTAAKHTVVDTINKQQYTYIGAKVINNSINKSNNYLTINRGSIAGIQKDMGVISSAGLVGLVVNVSPHFATIRSFLHKDTKVSAMLTDTKDIGSMIWNEESGPNTGLLIDVPNHVKPRVGEPVVTSGFSLWPAGIPIGKVSNLKAKGGGFFLNMEVKLAVDYSRLEYVYVVTNKLAVEQAALEAQQKTND, from the coding sequence ATGCGTAACCTCTTGATTTTTATAAACAAGTACAACGCATTTTTCTTTTTCCTGATATTTCAAGTCAGCGCGCTGATCATTTACATCAAGTACAATTCTTTTCAACGCGCTACATTTATCAACAGTTCTAACGAGGTTACCGGCAACATATACGGCCGCGTAAATAAGCTTAACCAATATCTTTATTTAAAGGAAAGTAACGATAGCCTGATGGCGGAGAATGCCCGCCTGCGCGGACGTTTAACCGGCGCGTTTTACCAGGACACTGCTGCCAAACATACAGTTGTAGATACCATCAATAAGCAGCAGTACACTTATATTGGTGCAAAAGTGATCAACAATTCGATCAATAAGTCCAATAACTACTTGACCATTAATCGCGGCAGCATAGCAGGCATTCAAAAGGATATGGGTGTTATTAGCAGTGCCGGGCTGGTTGGTTTGGTCGTAAATGTTTCGCCGCATTTTGCAACCATACGTTCTTTCTTGCACAAAGACACCAAGGTAAGCGCCATGCTTACCGACACAAAAGATATCGGCTCTATGATTTGGAATGAAGAGTCGGGGCCAAATACAGGATTACTGATTGACGTGCCAAACCATGTGAAGCCCAGGGTTGGCGAACCAGTTGTGACTTCCGGATTTTCATTATGGCCGGCTGGTATCCCTATTGGCAAGGTGAGCAACTTAAAAGCTAAGGGCGGGGGCTTCTTTTTAAATATGGAAGTTAAGCTTGCTGTTGATTACAGCCGCCTTGAGTATGTATACGTGGTAACCAATAAGCTTGCGGTGGAACAGGCAGCGTTGGAGGCGCAGCAAAAAACCAATGATTAG
- a CDS encoding rod shape-determining protein, which yields MGLFNFFTQEIAIDLGTANTLIIHNDKVVVDEPSIVALDRQTNKVIAIGHQAMQMEGKTHEKIRTVRPLKDGVIADFDAAEHMIRGMIKMINKGKSWFFPSLRMVICIPSGITEVEKRAVRDSAEIAGAKEVYLIYEPMAAAVGIGIDVEEPMGNMIIDIGGGTTEIAVIALSGIVCDQSIRTAGDNFDADIVQYIRRQHNIMIGDRTAEKIKIEVGAALPELADPPADFAVQGRDLMTGVPKQITVSYTEIAHCLDKSISKIEEAILKALEITPPELSADIYQTGIYLTGGGALLRGLDKRVAAKTKLPVHVAEDPLRAVVRGTGTALKNIGNFKFLMQ from the coding sequence ATGGGTTTATTTAACTTTTTTACGCAAGAAATTGCCATAGATCTTGGTACCGCGAATACCCTGATCATACATAACGATAAAGTTGTTGTTGACGAACCATCTATAGTGGCGCTTGACAGGCAAACCAATAAGGTTATTGCCATTGGGCACCAGGCTATGCAGATGGAAGGTAAGACACACGAAAAGATACGTACCGTACGCCCGTTAAAAGACGGCGTAATTGCAGACTTTGACGCTGCCGAGCACATGATACGTGGCATGATCAAAATGATCAACAAAGGCAAAAGCTGGTTTTTCCCTTCTCTGCGTATGGTGATCTGTATCCCCTCAGGTATTACAGAGGTAGAGAAACGCGCCGTGCGCGACTCGGCCGAGATAGCCGGCGCAAAAGAGGTTTACCTTATTTATGAGCCGATGGCAGCAGCCGTGGGTATCGGTATAGACGTAGAAGAACCGATGGGCAACATGATCATCGATATCGGCGGTGGTACTACAGAGATCGCGGTTATTGCCTTGTCAGGTATCGTTTGTGATCAGTCTATACGTACAGCAGGTGATAACTTTGATGCAGACATTGTTCAATACATTCGCCGTCAGCATAATATCATGATTGGCGACCGTACTGCCGAGAAAATCAAGATCGAAGTTGGTGCTGCTTTGCCGGAGCTGGCAGATCCGCCGGCAGATTTTGCCGTACAAGGCCGCGATCTGATGACCGGTGTGCCAAAACAGATCACTGTATCGTATACAGAAATTGCGCATTGCCTTGATAAGTCTATCTCTAAAATAGAAGAAGCAATCTTGAAGGCGTTGGAGATTACTCCGCCAGAACTTTCTGCAGATATTTATCAAACAGGTATTTATTTAACAGGTGGTGGTGCATTGCTGCGCGGCCTGGATAAACGTGTAGCTGCAAAAACCAAATTACCTGTACACGTTGCAGAAGACCCGCTTAGGGCAGTTGTGCGCGGTACAGGTACGGCACTTAAGAACATCGGCAACTTTAAATTTTTAATGCAATAA